The Alkalihalophilus pseudofirmus nucleotide sequence TCCCTGGCCACGCACATCCCGCAGGAGTCGAGTCCCTTCCACTCCAATCAACGGAGTAAGGCTGTTGTTAAGTTGCTCCTTCAATTTTCAGTCCTTAGAAAGCGATTGGGGATGAAAGCATTTATACGTTGGCCTTAAGTGAACTGAATCGTAACAAAATCACCCCACTTAATACTTTCACAATGCAATAAATCAGCGGATGAAATATGCGAGACTTCTGTGGGGACTAGAGCAGGAGTGAGATCCCACAGGGCATTAGCCCGAGGAAGCTCACTAGCTCCCCACGAAAAGCGAAGTGTATTTCAGGAGCGGCGCCCCCCTCAAACATTCGGTTATTTTCAAGCTGCATTTGCGAGCTGTTTACATAGGCCGCATCTCTAATATCCATATATCCACAAGTTAAAATACTCTTATCCCATTCTCTGTTTATCGCTTTAACTTAGGAATCTCAAGATAGGTTCCTGCTCGCCATACCCATTCAAATGGTCCCATTTTAAAGCGCGAGAGCCACCAGCTGCTGAATAGTACTTGGAGCAAGAAAAATCCAACGGCAAGAAGAGCACCCGCAAAATAGCCAATACTATTAAATAAGCCAATTCCATACCCGAAGAATAAGGTAGTAAAGACGATGGACTGCATTAAATAGTTTGTTAGAGACAGCCTGCCGACTTTTGCTAAAGGCTGTAACCATTTTTGTGCTTTAGGGCTTGTAGCTAAAAGAGCAATACTTGTTGCATAGAACATTGCGACAAGCGGTCCGCCGATTGTCATATGAAGCATTTCATAGGAATAGGAATCCCCCATAAAAGCATGTGGAATTTTAGCAGGGAACCCAACGAGCATCGTGATCCACCATATTTTCTTTATGAATGGACGGTTCTCTTCAATAGTCAACAGCCACTTTTTCCGCGCAACAAATGCACCGAGTAAAAACATGCCAAGAACAGCTACTACCGCATTAAATGTAACAAGAAGCTGGCCCCATCCGCCCATTCCAAATGGATCTGTTGTTAACCTGAATTGTACAACTTCTGCATATGTCCCAGACGTGAGCACTTCTTTTTCTTCTGCAGAGTAGGCTGCTAGTGAATCTTCAAAAGTGAAGGTGGATTCATCCTCTGGCATTGCAATACTTGAAGCCATCAATAACAAAATGATAAAAGACCAGATAAGAAGGCCTCGTTCCTTTAAGCGGAGAAATAAAAATAAGATAAATCCTCCGATCGCATATGTTATCAGAATATCTCCATCCCAAATCAAAAGGTAATGGGCTAACCCAGCGAAAAGCAGAATGAACATTCTTCTATAATATACGGTTCCAAATCGGAGTTCGCGTTGTTCAAGCCTCTCTTTCAAAAGGGCCATCCCGTAACCGAATAAAAATGAAAATAAGGTATAAAAGCTTGCTGTGGCAAAGAATAAGGTCGCACTCTCAGCAACTCGGTCAATTGTACCTAATGGGTAATAATCATGCAGCCCTGGAATCAAGAAAAGACCGTATTGAAAATGCAGGCTGTTAGC carries:
- a CDS encoding DUF418 domain-containing protein; the protein is MNTRATSIQDNERIASLDMMRGLALLGILLANSLHFQYGLFLIPGLHDYYPLGTIDRVAESATLFFATASFYTLFSFLFGYGMALLKERLEQRELRFGTVYYRRMFILLFAGLAHYLLIWDGDILITYAIGGFILFLFLRLKERGLLIWSFIILLLMASSIAMPEDESTFTFEDSLAAYSAEEKEVLTSGTYAEVVQFRLTTDPFGMGGWGQLLVTFNAVVAVLGMFLLGAFVARKKWLLTIEENRPFIKKIWWITMLVGFPAKIPHAFMGDSYSYEMLHMTIGGPLVAMFYATSIALLATSPKAQKWLQPLAKVGRLSLTNYLMQSIVFTTLFFGYGIGLFNSIGYFAGALLAVGFFLLQVLFSSWWLSRFKMGPFEWVWRAGTYLEIPKLKR